TCCGCAAGAAGCGCGTGCCCGTGAACGGCCCGCTTCTCGAGAAGCTTCGGTACGCCCTCTTCCGCGACGTCGTCGAGCACGGGCCCATCGAGCCGGTCATGCGCGACACGTGGATCGAGGACATCAACGGCCTTGGCATGCGCAACCTGCACGTCGTGCACAAGATCTTCGGCATGGTGGACACGAACATCAAGTTCCGCGACCTCTCCCACCTCGACCGCTGGCTCGAGACGATGGGCGAGCGCATGGGGCGACCCATCTCCGACTCGAGCCCCATCGTGGACGGCGCCCTCCCGAACGGCTCCCGCATCAACGTCGTCTACAGCGATGCGGTGAGCAAGGGCGGCTCGTCGTTCACGATCCGCAAGTTCAGCGACACGCCGCTTCCAGCCACGCAGCTCATCGCGTGGGGCACCTGGTCGGCGCGCATCGGCGCGTACCTGTGGCTGTGCCTGGAGAACGGAATGTCCGTCTTCGTGGCCGGCGAGACGGCCTCCGGCAAGACGACCACCTTGAACGGCATCCTTCCCTTCATCAAGCCGCGGAGCAAGATCCTCACCGCCGAGGACACGCCCGAGGTCCTCCCGCCGCACGCGAACTGGCAGCAGCTCATCACCCGCGACCGGGGCAACAAGGAGAGCAGCGTCACCATGTACGATCTCCTCAAGGCCGCGCTGCGCTCCCGCCCCAACTACGTGATCGTGGGCGAGATCCGAGGCGCCGAGGGCGCCGTCGCCTTCCAGGCCATGCAGACGGGCCACCCCACCATGGCCACGTTCCACGCCTCCTCGGTGGGCAAGCTCATCCAGCGCTTCAGCAGCGACCCCATCAACGTTCCGCTGCCGTTCATGGACAACCTGAACGTCGTGCTCATCCAGATGGCCGTGTACGTCCACGGCAAGATGCTCCGCCGCGTGCTCGCCGTGGAGGAGATCGAGGGCTACAGCAAGCGCACGAAGTCCGTCATCACGCGGCAGGTGTTCGCGTGGGACCCCGTGTCCGACAAGTTCCAGTTCAGCGGGCGCAACAACTCGTACGTCCTCGAGAACCTCGTCGCCGAGAAGATGGGCTTCAAGGACAAGCGCGCGATCTACGCCGAGCTCGACAAGCGCACGGCGATCCTCGAGGAGTTCGCCCGCCGCAAGGAGTTCGACTACCACCGCATGGCGCGCTTCTTCCAGGAATACGCCGAGAAGGGCGACGCCGTGCTTCCCTTCCGCATCGAGGAGGCGATGGCATCGCACAGCCGCTGAAGGTCGCGCACGTCCCGGGCAACGGCGGCCCGCCCGCGCAGCCCCCCGAGACGCTCGAGGAGGCGCTTGCCGCCGACCCCGAGCTTGCGCGCTATCTCGCTCGGTACCGCTCCGAGCACGGGCGCGTCCCGCGATGGGCGCGCGTGCTCGTGCCGCAGGTGGACGATGCCGAGGTGGACGTCGTCTACCCCACCGCGCCGGGCATGTACGCGCACGTGCACACGGTGGACCGCCGCCAGCTGTACACGGTCGTGGAGCCCGCGCTCGAGGGGCCCGAGGTGAGGCTTGCGCTTGCGGCCAAGGACGCCATCTTCCAGGCCGCCCTGTACGACAAGCCGCCCAAGGGCCAGGCCGAGCTCGAAGCCGCGATCCTCCGCCTCTTCGACAAGGTCGTCGCGCCGACGAAGAGCCCCGGCAAGGTGCAGGTGGACCCGGCGCGCGCCCCGATCCTCCGCTACCACGTGCTCCGCGACATCGCGCGGTACGGGCCGCTTGAGCCCTTCATGCAGGATCCCTACCTCGAGGACATCCAGAGCGTGGGAACAGGCTACATCCACGTCATCCACAAGTTCTTCGACATGCTTCCAAGCAACGTCCGCTTCGAGGACGAGGGCTACCTCGACTCGTACCTTCGCAACCTGTCCGAGCGCATCGGACGGCCCGTCTCCGACGCGCGCCCGATCGTGGACGCGACGCTCTTTGACGGCTCGCGCATCAACGTCGTCTACAGCGACGACGTGTCCCGCAAGGGGCCGAGCTTCTCGATCCGCCGCGTGCACGAGAACCCCCTCTCCGTCACGCAGCTCATCGCGTGGAAGACCTTGACGGCCCAGATCGCCGCGTACCTGTGGCTGTGCCTGGAGAACTCCATGTCGCTGTTCGTGTGCGGCGAGGCCGCGTGCGGCAAGTCCACCACGCTGAACTCGATCCTGCAGTTCATCCCGCCGCGAAGCAAGCTCTACAGCGCCGAGGACACGCCCGAGGTGCGGCCCGCGCACCCCGTCTGGCAGCGCCTGCTCACGCGGGAGTCGGGTCCCGAGGAGGCGCGCGTGAAGATGTTCGACCTCCTCAAGGCCGCGCTGCGGTCGCGCCCGAACTACATCGTGGTGGGCGAGATCCGCGGCGCCGAGGGCGCCGTCGCCTTCCAAGCCATGCAGACGGGGCACCCGACCGTCGCCTCGTTCCATGCGAGCAACAAGGTGAAGATGATCCAGCGGCTCACGGCCGATCCCATCAACATCCCGCTCACGTTCATGGACAACCTGAACGTGGCCGTCTTCCAGCAGGCGCTCTACAAGAAAGGTCGCCTCATCCGCCGCGTGACGGCCGTGGACGAGATCGAGGGCTACAGCGAGATGGACGGGGGCATCATGACGCGGCCCGTCTTCGTCTACGACGCCGCGTCGGATCGCCACACGTTCAAGGGGATGAACAACTCGTACATCCTCGAGAAGAAGATCGCCGAGCAGCACGGCTACGAGGACCCGCGACAGATCTACGCCGAGCTCGAGCTTCGCACGCGCGTGCTGCAGGGCATGGTGGACCACGGCATCCTGGAGACCCACGAGGTCAACCGCCTGCTGTTCGCCTACGCGGACAAGGGGCCCGCCTGCCTTCCCTTCAAGGTCGACATGCCGGAGGGGCTGCCGCATTGATCGACCTCGCGAAGACGTTCCAGACGCTCAACATGCCCCCGAGCCGGTACGTCACGTTCTACGCCGTGCCCATCGTGGCCGTCGGCATCGTGCTCGCCCTCCTGGTCCCGCGCCTGGTCGCGCCCCTGCTGCCCGAGTTCGTCGCGCCGCTTGTCCCGATTCTCCTCGTCGCTTTTGCCGCCGGCGTCGCGATCCTGCTTCCGGTCTCGCTCGCCGACAGGAAGCGCGCCGAGATCAACAACGCCATCCCGTTCTTCATGACGCACTTTGGCGTCCTCTCGACGTCGAACATCCCGCGCGCCGAGATCATCCGCATCCTCGGCGAGAAGAAGGAGTACAACGCGCTCGCCGATGAGATGCAGCGCATCTACAGCCTCGTCTCGAACTGGAACCTGTCGCTCCCGCAGGCCTGCCGGTTCGTCTCGAAGACGACGCCCTCGAACATCCTCGCCGACTTCCTCGAGCGCCTGGCCCACGCGCTCGAGACCGGTCAGGACCTCGAGGTGTTCCTGCGCAACGAGCAGAGCGTCGTCATGAAGGAGTACGCGACGGTCTACGAGACGTCCATCTACCAGCTCGAGGGCATGAAGGACCTCTACCTCTCGACGATGATGTCGGGCGTCTTCCTCGTGATCTTCGCCATCATCACGCCGCTTCTCACCGGCATCGATCCTTCGCAGCTCCTCGTCGGCATCCTGTTCCTGTTCTTCTTCCTCGAGGTCCTGTTCCTGTTCATGCTTCAGTCGCGCGCCCCCAGCGACCGCCTGTGGCATCGCCTCGACATCGTGACGAAGGAGCGCAACCAGATCCAGCTCCTCGTGACCGGGGGCGCCGCCGCGGCCATCGTGATGTTTTTCCTGCTGCCGCGCCTGCTGGACGTGCCCGTCGGGCTCGCCCTTGCCGTCGCCGTCACGCCCATGGCCGCCGCCGGCCTCTTCGCCGAGACGGTCGAGGCGCGCGTGAAGCGGCGCGAGGACAACTACGCCGCCTTCGTCCGCTCGTTGGGCTCCTCGCTTGCCGCCAAGGGCGGATCGCTGCGCGAGGTCCTAAAGAAGCTCATGGCGCACAACTTCGGCCCGCTTACCACCCAGGTCCACAACCTCTTTGCGCGCCTGACGTGGCGCCTGCACGACGTGCTCGCCTGGAAGCACTTCTCGGCCGAGAGCGGCAGCAACCTCATCGAGAAGTTCAACGCCATGTTCATCGAAGGCATCCGCGCGGGGGGCAAACCGCAGGCCGTGGGCGAGATCATCAGCACGAACGTGACGCGCATCCTCAACCTGCGCAAGAGCCGCTACGGGACGGCCGGCACGTTCCGGCGCCTCATGCTCGGCTTCACCGCCGGCATGGCCTTCACGCTGTTCATCGGCATCGGCATGCTCGACGTGCTGAACTCGCTCTTCGGGCTTGCGAGCGTGCCCACCACCCTCGTTCCGATCCACCTCACGATCGACGTGGACACCTCGGGCATCGAGGAGATGCTCTTCTTCCTGCTCGTGTTCCACGCGCTTGCCGCGGCCGTCATGCTGAAACTCGTCGACGGCGGCGACTGGTCGGCAAGCTTCGTGAATTTCGTGGCCATGGTCTGGATCGCCGTGCTCATCAGCTACGCGAGCAAGGCGGTCATGGGCGGCATCTTCACGTTTGCCGGGTGACCGCGGCGCCCGCAGGCGCCCGGGCGGGAGGAATTCGGGGGCCCCGTTTCGTGGCCAGCCGGGTGAGAACTCGGGTGGGTGACAGTGCGGGCCCGGGGCCCCACGGAATCCACGACGGGCGGGGGAATGACGGTTCCGCCAAGAACGTCACGTCGTGTGTGGAGAACGATCGTACAGGAATCGTTAATGCGGAAGGGGTCTACGAGAAGCGTCCCCTCGCCAGCGGGGGGACGATACCATGCCGCCGCATCGCCCGCTGCAAGCCGCGATCCTCGTTCTCCTTCTCGCAGCGCTGTTCCTGGGCACCTTCTCGGCGGCAAGCGTCCTTCAGGGAAAGCGCGACCCGCTGGGCCTCGTGGAGGGAAGGCGCGAGGCGACGGCGCCGCCCGAGGAGCCGATCGCCGCCTCCGCGTGGGAGCCCCCGCCGGCCGCGCCGCCGCCCCCGCCCGACCTTGCGATCGAGCGCATGGAGAGGCAGGAATGCGTGGCGGCCGACGGCGGATGGCCCGGCCGCCTGCGCGTCACGATCCGAAACCTCGGGCCGGGACCCACAGGCGGGTTCCTCGCATGGACCGAAGCCATCGTGACGGATCGCGCCTCCGGCGAGCGCGCCACGTACGCCTCCCAGGTGTGGGAGGAGGACCTCCTGCCAGGCCACGAGCGGACCTACGAGCTGCGCTACGGCTTCCCGCTGGCCTCCCTTGCTTCGCCGGCGCCCTTGGCGCCCGTCCCCGGCGAATACGACATCCTCGTGACGATCGACCGCCCGACCGACCCCGACTACGCCTTCCTCGGGGAGGCTGGCATCCTGCCGGAGGCAGACGAGACGAACAACGCCAAGACGGTGTCCTCCGACGGGCTTGCGCGCGGCGTATGCCGGTAGACGTCCCTAGCGAAGCTTCGTGCCGTAGTCCACGTAGTTCGACGGCGGGGGCTCCACGTTCTGGTGCCACAGCGACGCCAGCACCTCGCCGCGGTGGAGGTGCTCGTGCGTGAGGATGTGGAAGAGGATCTCCTCGACCGTGTAGTGCGAGCGCGCGGGCCGCGACTCCGCGTGCGTGGGGTCGACGGGCCCGCACAGGCGCAAGAGCCCGGCGTCGTCGAGCGACGCGACAAGGCCGTGCGTGCGCGCCCGGGCCTGCCGGGCGAAGGAGCGCACCGCGCCCAGGCCCGTGAACTCCGTCGGCTTGTGGCGTTCCCACTCGGGCGGCTCGCCGGCGATGACGTCCGCCCACGCCATCTCCACGTTGGCCACGTGCGTGAGGATCCCAAGCGGCGTGAAGTACGAGAAGTCGACGTTGGCGCGCAACGCCTCGGCGGGGACCCGGGCAAGGGAATCCCACCACCGCTCCGAGATGCTGTCGCTGAAGGCGAGGAAGCGTCGGACGTCCATCCGATCCGGGCAAGCGCGCGCCCCTGCTTGAATCCGACGGGGCAGCAACCCTTGTCCCCAAGCTTGCTCGTCCCCCCGAGCCCTTGGCTTTCACATGCACGGTCAAGGACGCAAGCGGCCGACCGTCGCCGAGCATCCGGAGGAGCCGTCCGACGCGCATCGGCCGGCAGACGACGTCGAGCGGGAGAAGCGCGCCGTCGCCGCGCAGGCGGAGACGGGCGCCCGGCCGCCGGAGATCGCCGGCGCCGCCCGCTCGCTGCCGCCGCCCGTCCGCGCGCACGTGGACCACCCGCCGCGGCGCCCGGGCCGCGCCTCGGGCAGGGGCGAGCCGTGACCGACGTCTTCGAACAGAGGCGTCTCGAGAAGGACCGCGCGGACCGGGAGGAGGCCGTGCCAAGCGACGACTCGGCGGCCGAATCGCTCGCAACCCGTCCCGACGAATCCGTGCGCGTGCTCTCCGATCCGAGCGTGGGCGACGTCGCGCGGGACGCGCGCGAGCGCGTGGGCCCCGAGGTTTCCCAGACCGAACGCGAGCTTGCCAAACGCGGGGGCGAGAGCGGGACCGCAGACGCCGGCAAAGACTACACGCGTCCCGGCTCCGCGATCCCGGCGGAAGATCCGCGCGAGCGCGCGGAGCGGCAGCACGAGGCCGCGCGCGCGAGCGCCTCCCGTGAGGCCATGGCGCAACCGCGGGCTCCCGACGAACTCTCCGCCGCCGCGCGGGAGCAGAAACGGCGGGACCGCCGGCTCCGCTAGCGGCCCGCCGACCGTGAACCGTCCCAACAGGCCTTTGCGGAACCACGGCAAACGCGGGACCCATGGCCACCGACCGATCGCTGGACGAGATCCTCTCCACGCTCTACGACCGAAAGACCAAGCCGCCGGAGGCGTTCCTGCGCCCCGAGCGCCGCGAGGAGTCGGCCATCGAGGGCAACGGCCCCCTCGGCCGCGCATCGCCGACGGACCCCCCCGGCACCTCGCGGCAGCGCGAGCGCGAGCAAGCGGAATCCTAGGCGACGGCGCCGCCTTCGCCCGCGCCGACGACGAACGCCTCGAGCTTGGCGGCGTGCGTCGGCCCTCCCTGCGGCGCGCGCGCCGTGACGGAGAACTCCACGTGCTCGCCCGCGCGCGCGCCCGCCGGCGACCGCACGAGAACGTAGAGGGTCCGCTCCTCGCGCGGATCGAGCTGCACGTCGGGCATGGCGAGGAAGGCCGTCCACCCTTCGGCGCCGCCCTGCACGTCGAGCCGCAGCGTCGCCCGTTGCGAGGAGCCGTTGCGCAGGCGGAGCGGGAACGAGACGCCCTTGCCCGGCTCCACGTTCTTGCGGGGCTCGGGCGCCGACAGGAGCGGAGGCGCGCCCATCGACCGCAGGTACCACCACGCGCCGGCGCCCACCGCGGCAAGCGCCAACGGGAAAAGAAGAAGGACGCCAAGGCCCACGCCGCCCCCCGAGGGCGGCACGAAGGGGGGCGGCGGAACCTCCAGGGACGCCGTGACGGTCTGCGTGAGGACCGGCCCCGAGACAGGCGGCGCGCCGGGCACCGGAATCGGCGGGGGACAGGTGACGGACGCAGTCGCGGTCACGCCGGCAAACCGCGCGGCACCCACGCTCTGCGGCGCGGTGAGACGCAGCACCACGGTCTTCGTCGAGCCGGGCGCAAGCGTGAACTCCTCCGCTTCGGGCGCTCGCGACCACTCCGCCGCGTCGGGCTGCGAGAACGACAGCCGCACGCTTGCCGTGACCGCGTCCGTGCTCGCGAGCGTGACGTTGTACGCGGCCGTCTCGCCCGGGGGCAGCCGCGCGGTCGCCGGATCGACCGCAAGCGCGTACGAAGCGGCCGCGCACACGGGCTGCTGCGCGCCCGTCGGCGCCGCGAAGAAAAGGGAAGCGCACAGCATGGCGCCCACGAGGATTCCCCGCCGCAGCACGCGCATCGCGCGCCCATGCCACCGGCGTCTTAAAGCACTTGCGTTGCGTTGCGCCGGCCCGTTGCCCGAGTTCGTGCAGCATCCCCGGATCGCCGCATCGACCCTCGAGCGCCGGCCGTTCCAGGAAGCGATCGCGCGCGCGTGCCTTTCCCGCAACACGCTTGTCGTGCTGCCCACCGGCCTTGGAAAGACCGCCATCGCGCTTTCGGTCCTCGCCGAGCGACTGCGGCAGCGCCCCGGCCAGAAGGCGCTGTTCCTCGCCCCCACGAAGCCCCTTGCCGAACAGCACGCCGCCTTCCTCTCCCGCGCGCTCACGCAGCCGCGCGTGGTCGTGCTCACCGGCGAGACGCCGCCCTCCGAGCGCGCGCTCCTGTGGAGCTCGCACGAGGCCATCTGCGCAACGCCGCAGGTCGTTCACAACGATGTCCTCGCCGAGCGCGTCGACCTCGCCGACTGCGCGATCGTTGTCTTCGACGAGGCGCACCGCGCAGTCGGCGACTACGCGTACCCGTTCCTCGCGGAGCGCTACCGAGCCCGCGCGCCGGAAGGCCGCATCCTGGGCATGACCGCCTCGCCGATGCGCGCGGCCTCGGCGCCCGGCGAGGCCGCGCGCATCGGCGAGGTCTGCCGCAACCTTGGCATCGAGGGCGTCGAGATCCGCACGGAATCGGACCCCGACGTCCGACCGTACGTGCCCGGCATCGCGCTCGAATGGCTCGAGGTTCCCATGCCCGACCAGCTCCGCGCCGTCGCGGACCCCATCCGCCGCGCGCTCGAAGAGGACGTCCGCGCGCTGCGCGAGGCGAGCCTCGTCCGCGCCCCGCGCGTGGGCGCCGCCGAGCTCCTGAAGGCGCAAGCCGCCATCCAGGCGCGCCTTCGCGAGGCCGGCGACAAGGCCCCCCGCGAGCTCTACCGCATGGCGAGCCTCCAGGCGCGCGCGCTCAAGGCCAACCACGCGCTCGAGCTCGTCGAGACGCAGGGCCTCCAGGCGCTGCAAGCGTACTTCGAGCGGCTGGAGCAGGATCGTTCGAAGGCGGCAAAGGCCCTCCTCGACGACCCTCGCATCCGCCAGGCGCGCATCCTCGCCGAGGGCACGCGGGTGGAGCATCCGAAGCTGCGGCGCGTCGCCCTTCTCCTGCGCGAGCAGCTCGAGAAGAAGCCGGACTCGCGCGCGATCGTCTTCACGCACTACCGCGACACGTGCGAGCTTCTCCACCAGAAGCTCGCCGAGGTCGAGGGCCTCCGCCCCGCGCGCTTCGTGGGGCAGGCCAGCCGCGGCGAGGACAAAGGCCTCTCGCAGAAGGAGCAGGCCGCCGTCCTGCAGGCGTTCAAGGACGGCGCGTTCAACGTGCTCGTCGCGACGAGCGTCGCCGAAGAGGGGCTCGACATCCCCGCCACCGACCTCGTCCTTTTCTACGAGCCCGTGGCAAGCGAGATCCGCACGATCCAGCGCCGCGGCCGCACCGGCCGCCTGCGACCCGGCCGCGTCGTGGTGCTCCTTGCCAAGGGCACGCGCGACGAGGCCTACTACTGGAGCGCGAAGAACAAGGAGAAGCGCATGCGCGCGCAAGTCGACGACCTGCGGAAATCCTTCGCGGCCGTGAACGCAAGCCTGAGCGCAAGCGCCGCCCGCGCGCCCCCGAGCGCCTCGCAGGCGCCCCTCGAAGCCTTTGCGCCGCCGAAGTCCGGCGAATCGGAACCCGACGGGCCGCCGGGGGGCCAAAGCCCTGGAGGAAGCGAAGCTTCCTCCGGGCCCTCGGAATCGCCCGCGGCGATTCCGCAAGGCCGCCCGCCGGCGAAGCCGGCGCTCGGCTCCACGGCCGCCGCCCCGCCGACCCGCCTGGAGATCATCGTCGACCATCGCGAATTCACGAGCCCCGTCGTGCGCGAGCTTGCGGCAAGGGACGTCGCCGTGAAGCCCGCGCAGCTCCCCGTGGGCGACTTCGTGCTCTCCGACCGCCTGGGCGTCGAGCGCAAGACCGTCGACGACCTCGTCGACAGCCTCGTCGACGGACGCCTCTTCGCGCAGGTGAAGCTCCTTCGCCAAAGCTACGCCGCGCCCGTCCTCGTCGTGGAAGGCGAGGACCTCGCCCCCGCGCGCCGCATCCCGCCCGCGGCCCTGCACGGCGCGCTCGCCTCCGTCGTCGCCGACTTTGGCGTGCCCGTGCTGCGCACGCGCGACGCGCACGAGACGGCCGCCCTCCTGTACGGCATGGCGCGGCGCGAGCAGAAGGAGGCCGGGCGGCCCGTCGCGCTGCGCGGGGACAAGCGCGCCTCGGATCCCGACGACGAGCTCCGCGTCGTGCTCGAAGGCGTGCCGGGCGTCTCGGCCGTCCTCGCCGAGCGCCTGCTGCGCCGCTTCCGCACGCTCTCGGCCGTCGCCGCCGCCGACGAGGCGGAGCTTCGCGAGGTCGAGGGCATCGGCGAGGTGCTCGCGCGCCGAATCGCTGAAATCTTCCGCCGCACGTACCGGGGCTGACCATGCGACGCACGACCACGCGCGAGAGTCCGGGTCCCGCGAACTCGCTGCAGTACTGGCGGCGGATCGTCCCGCTGCGCCGCGTGGCGCGCAACTGGCTTTGCAACAAGCTCGCGCGCGACCTGCCGAGCTTCCGCGCCAAGAACTGGCTGTACCGTCGCATGGGCGTGAAGGTGGGCGACAACGTGAGCGTGGCGTGGGCGGCCACGATGGACGTCCTGTTCCCCGAGCTCATCACGCTCGAAGACGATTGCATCGTGGGCTACAACACGACGATCCTCACGCACGAGTTCCTGCGGCGCGAGTGGCGGACGGGGCCGGTCGTCGTGGGCAAGGGCGCCACGATCGGCGCCAACTGCACGATCCTGCCCGGCGTGAAGATTGCGCCCGGCGCGGTCGTCTCCGCGCATTCGCTCGTGAACTCGGACGTCGAGGGATTCGTCGGCGGCGTGCCCGCAAGACCGTTGCGCCAAAGCGGCCGCGAAGCGGCCGCAGAGAGCAAGAAAGAGGGGGGCGTGGGGGGATTCTTCCCCCCACACGGGCGGTAGCAAGCGCCAGATGTATACGTATGCATACATTGGTATACGTATGTATACATGGTCCGCAACATCGCGGTTCCTCCCCCCACGGAGTTTTAAGTACCCGGGTCCGATTTCCCCCGCATGGGCAAGCTCAAGGGCAGTCGGCGCGACCGGCCGGACCCGTCGGCGATTGCGCCGCGCTCGGACGCACGCGCGCCGGGGGGCCGCAGCCCCCCGAGCCCCCCGCTCTCTGCGGACGCGCTTCGCGCGTCTGCCACGACGCGCCCCCGGCGCATCCTCGTGGCAAAGCCCGGCCTCGACGGGCACGACCGCGGCGCAAAGGTGATCGCGCGCGCGCTCTCGGACGCGGGCTTCGAGGTCATCTACACGGGGCTTCGCCAGACGCCCGAGCAGATCGCCGCTGCCGCCGTGCAGGAGGACGTGGACGCCGTCGCGCTCTCCATCCTCTCGGGGGCGCACATGGCGCTCTTCCCGCGCGTGCTGGAGCTTCTCCGCGAGCGCGACGCGGGCGACATCCCCGTGGTGGGCGGGGGCGTCATCCCGGAGGACGACGCGCGCGAGCTCAAGCGCGCGGGCGTGCGGGAGATCTTCGGGCCGGGGACGAGCACGCAGGAGATCGTGGCGTTCTTCCGCAAGGAGCTCGACGCGGCGTGACGTCGTCGGCCCCTTCCGTGGCGCAGCTCGTTTCGCGCCTTCGCGAAGGCGACGCGCGCGCGGCCGGGCGCCTCATCACGCTTCTTGAGAACGACGGCGGGGGCGCCTCGGAGGCGCTCTCGCTCCTGCACCCGCTGGGCGGGCGCGCGCACGTGATCGGCGTGACGGGAGCGCCGGGGACGGGCAAGAGCACGCTTGTGGACAAGCTCGTGGCGCTCGCGCGCACGCAGGGGCGGACGGTGGGCGTCGTGGCGGTGGACCCGTCGAGCCCGTTCACGGGCGGCGCGGTGCTGGGCGATCGCATCCGCATGCAGAGGATCGCGACGGACCCGGGCGTGTTCGTGCGAAGCCTTGCCACGCGAGGCGCGCTCGGCGGGCTCTCGCGCGCGACGGGCGACGCGGTGGCGGTGCTCGACGCGATGGGCAAGGACATGATCTTCGTCGAGACGGTGGGCGTGGGGCAGGACGAGGTGGACGTCGTGAAGACGGCCGACACGGTCGTGCTCGTCACGGCGCCCTCGCTGGGCGACGAGATCCAGGCGTTCAAGTCGGGCATCATGGAGATCGGCGACGTGTTCGTCGTGAACAAGGCGGACCTTCCCGGCGCCGATCAGGCCGCCGTCGAGATCGAGTCGGCGCTCTCGCTTGCGGAGGAGGCGCACGGGGCGTCGCCGCGTTGGCGTCCGCCGGTGCTGCGCACGGACGCTTCGCGGGGCGAAGGCGCCAAGGAGGTCCTCTCCGCGTGCGGTCGCCATTGGGCCTGGCTTGCGGAGGCGGGGGGGCTCGCGCAACGCCGGGCGAGCAAGCGCGAGGCCGAGATCCTCGATCTTGCGCGCGAGCGCGTGGCGCAGTGGGCGCGGTCCGACCCGCAGGCGCGCACGCTCTTGGCCGCGCTGGCGCGCGAGGTTGCGCAGCGGAGGATCGACGCGCGTAACGCCGCAAGCGTGCTTCTGTCACGCTTTCGCGAGTAGACAAGAAACCCATCCATATCGAACCTAGGATTTAAGTGCGGCCAGCCAAATGCCCGCCCCGGTGGAAAGCGCATGCGCTTGTTCCGAACGTCGTCCGGATTCCCGATCGTGACCGTCGCGCTTCTCGTTGGCGTCGCCCTTGCGGGCTGCACAACGCCTGGACCGGGGCCGGGCCCCGGAGGGGATGGCCAGCCCATTCGCATCGGCACGCTGCTGCCCATGTCCGGCGGGCTTGAGCAGTACGGCCCGTCGATGCGCAACGGCGCCATCCTCGCCATGGAGCAGATCAACGCGGCCGGCGGCGTGCTGGGTCGGCAAATCCAACTGTTCCACGAGAACGACCAAACGAACAACGACGCTTCCGTGGCCGCCGCGCGCACGCTTGTCAACACGCACCGCGTGGTGGCCGTGATCGGGCCGGCCGGTTCCCCGATGGTCATCGCCTCGGGACCCACCATGTGGGACAATCGCATCCTCCACATCTCGCCCTCGGCGACAAGCCCGCAGCTCACGGAGCTTGCGCGCGACGGCACGACGGGCGGCTACTGGTTCCGAACGGCGCCCGACGACGGCCTCCAGGGCAAGGTCGCCGCGGCCTACGCCATCGCAAAAGGCTACGCGCGCGTGAACATCCTGGCCAGCAACAACGCCTACGGCCTGGGCCTGGCCGAGGCGTTCAAGGCGTCCTTCGAGAACCAGAGCTCGGTGCCGCCGCGCGTGAGCAACATCGTCACCTACACGGACGATCCCATCCAGGCGAGCTACAGCGCGGAGGTCGCGCAGGCCTTCACGGGCGCGCCCAACGCCGTCTTCTTCGTCGGCTATCCGGGCGCGGCGGCCGTCATCATGCAGGACTGGTGGGCCAACCGCCAGCTTCCGGGCTACGACGCCCAGTGGATCTGGAGCGAGGGCGTCTACAGCCAGGCGCTCGTGGACGACATGCGCGGCCGCGACATCGACGTGCGGGGCGTGACGGGCACGGCGCCGCAGAGCCCGGGCGATCGCGAGGCGACGTTCAACCAGGCGT
This Candidatus Thermoplasmatota archaeon DNA region includes the following protein-coding sequences:
- a CDS encoding ABC transporter substrate-binding protein, which encodes MRLFRTSSGFPIVTVALLVGVALAGCTTPGPGPGPGGDGQPIRIGTLLPMSGGLEQYGPSMRNGAILAMEQINAAGGVLGRQIQLFHENDQTNNDASVAAARTLVNTHRVVAVIGPAGSPMVIASGPTMWDNRILHISPSATSPQLTELARDGTTGGYWFRTAPDDGLQGKVAAAYAIAKGYARVNILASNNAYGLGLAEAFKASFENQSSVPPRVSNIVTYTDDPIQASYSAEVAQAFTGAPNAVFFVGYPGAAAVIMQDWWANRQLPGYDAQWIWSEGVYSQALVDDMRGRDIDVRGVTGTAPQSPGDREATFNQAYRARFNEAPGLFASNTYDAVMVIALAIQKAGSTDGPAVRDAVRTIARAPGQEIGPGQWAQARQALANNTDINYQGASNEADFDQNGDVASAYIIWVVNDEWRLTTLCAIPGADVLTNPVPIADACLGQA
- a CDS encoding DEAD/DEAH box helicase, translated to MPEFVQHPRIAASTLERRPFQEAIARACLSRNTLVVLPTGLGKTAIALSVLAERLRQRPGQKALFLAPTKPLAEQHAAFLSRALTQPRVVVLTGETPPSERALLWSSHEAICATPQVVHNDVLAERVDLADCAIVVFDEAHRAVGDYAYPFLAERYRARAPEGRILGMTASPMRAASAPGEAARIGEVCRNLGIEGVEIRTESDPDVRPYVPGIALEWLEVPMPDQLRAVADPIRRALEEDVRALREASLVRAPRVGAAELLKAQAAIQARLREAGDKAPRELYRMASLQARALKANHALELVETQGLQALQAYFERLEQDRSKAAKALLDDPRIRQARILAEGTRVEHPKLRRVALLLREQLEKKPDSRAIVFTHYRDTCELLHQKLAEVEGLRPARFVGQASRGEDKGLSQKEQAAVLQAFKDGAFNVLVATSVAEEGLDIPATDLVLFYEPVASEIRTIQRRGRTGRLRPGRVVVLLAKGTRDEAYYWSAKNKEKRMRAQVDDLRKSFAAVNASLSASAARAPPSASQAPLEAFAPPKSGESEPDGPPGGQSPGGSEASSGPSESPAAIPQGRPPAKPALGSTAAAPPTRLEIIVDHREFTSPVVRELAARDVAVKPAQLPVGDFVLSDRLGVERKTVDDLVDSLVDGRLFAQVKLLRQSYAAPVLVVEGEDLAPARRIPPAALHGALASVVADFGVPVLRTRDAHETAALLYGMARREQKEAGRPVALRGDKRASDPDDELRVVLEGVPGVSAVLAERLLRRFRTLSAVAAADEAELREVEGIGEVLARRIAEIFRRTYRG
- a CDS encoding acyltransferase, whose protein sequence is MRRTTTRESPGPANSLQYWRRIVPLRRVARNWLCNKLARDLPSFRAKNWLYRRMGVKVGDNVSVAWAATMDVLFPELITLEDDCIVGYNTTILTHEFLRREWRTGPVVVGKGATIGANCTILPGVKIAPGAVVSAHSLVNSDVEGFVGGVPARPLRQSGREAAAESKKEGGVGGFFPPHGR
- a CDS encoding cobalamin B12-binding domain-containing protein translates to MLVAKPGLDGHDRGAKVIARALSDAGFEVIYTGLRQTPEQIAAAAVQEDVDAVALSILSGAHMALFPRVLELLRERDAGDIPVVGGGVIPEDDARELKRAGVREIFGPGTSTQEIVAFFRKELDAA
- the meaB gene encoding methylmalonyl Co-A mutase-associated GTPase MeaB, coding for MTSSAPSVAQLVSRLREGDARAAGRLITLLENDGGGASEALSLLHPLGGRAHVIGVTGAPGTGKSTLVDKLVALARTQGRTVGVVAVDPSSPFTGGAVLGDRIRMQRIATDPGVFVRSLATRGALGGLSRATGDAVAVLDAMGKDMIFVETVGVGQDEVDVVKTADTVVLVTAPSLGDEIQAFKSGIMEIGDVFVVNKADLPGADQAAVEIESALSLAEEAHGASPRWRPPVLRTDASRGEGAKEVLSACGRHWAWLAEAGGLAQRRASKREAEILDLARERVAQWARSDPQARTLLAALAREVAQRRIDARNAASVLLSRFRE